The proteins below are encoded in one region of Pan paniscus chromosome 4, NHGRI_mPanPan1-v2.0_pri, whole genome shotgun sequence:
- the PRLR gene encoding prolactin receptor isoform X3: MFLCQAIQPCYIFLHSFPPILSFTLSKEQQSVANTQNKVVDVPDQTAISQKLPCTFSSSELLIYFLQQEKAANMKENVASATVFTLLLFLNTCLLNGQLPPGKPEIFKCRSPNKETFTCWWRPGTDGGLPTNYSLTYHREGETLMHECPDYITGGPNSCHFGKQYTSMWRTYIMMVNATNQMGSSFSDELYVDVTYIVQPDPPLELAVEVKQPEDRKPYLWIKWSPPTLIDLKTGWFTLLYEIRLKPEKAAEWEIHFAGQQTEFKILSLHPGQKYLVQVRCKPDHGYWSAWSPVTFIQIPSDFTMNDTTVWISVAVLSAVICLIIVWAVALKGYSMVTCIFPPVPGPKIKGFDAHLLEDRLCTPGRCCVSTGPTDLDYSCST; encoded by the exons ATGTTTCTGTGCCAAGCCATCCAACCCTGTTACATTTTCCTACATTCCTTTCCTCCTATTTTGTCATTCACATTAAGCAAGGAGCAACAATCAGTTGCAAATACCCAGAATAAAGTGGTGGATGTGCCTGACCAGACTGCCATTTCACAAAAGTTACCTTGTACCTTCTCTTCCAGTGAACTTCTGATATATTTCCTGCAGCAAGAGAAGGCAGCCAACATGAAGGAAAATGTGGCATCTGCAACCGTTTTCACTCTGCTACTTTTTCTCAACACCTGCCTTCTGAATG GACAATTACCTCCTGGAAAACCTGAGATCTTTAAATGTCGTTCTCCCAATAAGGAAACATTCACCTGCTGGTGGAGGCCTGGGACAGATGGAGGACTTCCTACCAATTATTCACTGACTTACCACAGGGAAGG AGAGACACTCATGCATGAATGTCCAGACTACATAACCGGTGGCCCCAACTCCTGCCACTTTGGCAAGCAGTACACCTCCATGTGGAGGACATACATCATGATGGTCAATGCCACTAACCAGATGGGAAGCAGTTTCTCGGATGAACTTTATGTGGACGTGACTTACATAG TTCAACCAGACCCTCCTTTGGAGCTGGCTGTGGAAGTAAAACAGCCAGAAGACAGAAAACCCTACCTGTGGATTAAATGGTCTCCACCTACCCTGATTGACTTAAAAACTGGTTGGTTCACGCTCCTGTATGAAATTCGATTAAAACCCGAGAAAGCAGCTGAGTGGGAG ATCCATTTTGCTGGGCAGCAAACAGAGTTTAAGATTCTCAGCCTACATCCAGGACAGAAATACCTTGTCCAGGTTCGCTGCAAACCAGACCATGGATACTGGAGCGCGTGGAGTCCAGTGACCTTCATTCAGATACCTAGTG acttCACCATGAATGATACAACCGTGTGGATCTCTGTGGCTGTCCTTTCTGCTGTCATCTGTTTGATTATTGTCTGGGCAGTGGCTTTGAAGGGCTATAG CATGGTGACCTGCATCTTTCCGCCAGTTCCTGGGCCAAAAATAAAAGGATTTGATGCTCATCTGTTGGAG
- the PRLR gene encoding prolactin receptor isoform X1: MFLCQAIQPCYIFLHSFPPILSFTLSKEQQSVANTQNKVVDVPDQTAISQKLPCTFSSSELLIYFLQQEKAANMKENVASATVFTLLLFLNTCLLNGQLPPGKPEIFKCRSPNKETFTCWWRPGTDGGLPTNYSLTYHREGETLMHECPDYITGGPNSCHFGKQYTSMWRTYIMMVNATNQMGSSFSDELYVDVTYIVQPDPPLELAVEVKQPEDRKPYLWIKWSPPTLIDLKTGWFTLLYEIRLKPEKAAEWEIHFAGQQTEFKILSLHPGQKYLVQVRCKPDHGYWSAWSPVTFIQIPSDFTMNDTTVWISVAVLSAVICLIIVWAVALKGYSMVTCIFPPVPGPKIKGFDAHLLEKGKSEELLSALGCQDFPPTSDYEDLLVEYLEVDDSEDQHLMSVHSKEHPSQGMKPTYLDPDTDSGRGSCDSPSLLSEKCEEPQANPSTFYDPEVIEKPENPETTHTWDPQCISMEGKIPYFHAGGSKCSTWPLPQPSQHNPRSSYHNITDVCELAVGPAGAPATLLNEAGKDALKSSQTIKSREEGKATQQREVESFHSETDQDTPWLLPQEKTPFGSAKPLDYVEIHKVNKDGALSLLPKQRENSGKPKKPGTPENSKEYAKVSGVMDNNILVLVPDPHAKNVACFEESAKEAPPSLEQNQAEKALANFTATSSKCRLQLGGLDYLDPACFTHSFH; encoded by the exons ATGTTTCTGTGCCAAGCCATCCAACCCTGTTACATTTTCCTACATTCCTTTCCTCCTATTTTGTCATTCACATTAAGCAAGGAGCAACAATCAGTTGCAAATACCCAGAATAAAGTGGTGGATGTGCCTGACCAGACTGCCATTTCACAAAAGTTACCTTGTACCTTCTCTTCCAGTGAACTTCTGATATATTTCCTGCAGCAAGAGAAGGCAGCCAACATGAAGGAAAATGTGGCATCTGCAACCGTTTTCACTCTGCTACTTTTTCTCAACACCTGCCTTCTGAATG GACAATTACCTCCTGGAAAACCTGAGATCTTTAAATGTCGTTCTCCCAATAAGGAAACATTCACCTGCTGGTGGAGGCCTGGGACAGATGGAGGACTTCCTACCAATTATTCACTGACTTACCACAGGGAAGG AGAGACACTCATGCATGAATGTCCAGACTACATAACCGGTGGCCCCAACTCCTGCCACTTTGGCAAGCAGTACACCTCCATGTGGAGGACATACATCATGATGGTCAATGCCACTAACCAGATGGGAAGCAGTTTCTCGGATGAACTTTATGTGGACGTGACTTACATAG TTCAACCAGACCCTCCTTTGGAGCTGGCTGTGGAAGTAAAACAGCCAGAAGACAGAAAACCCTACCTGTGGATTAAATGGTCTCCACCTACCCTGATTGACTTAAAAACTGGTTGGTTCACGCTCCTGTATGAAATTCGATTAAAACCCGAGAAAGCAGCTGAGTGGGAG ATCCATTTTGCTGGGCAGCAAACAGAGTTTAAGATTCTCAGCCTACATCCAGGACAGAAATACCTTGTCCAGGTTCGCTGCAAACCAGACCATGGATACTGGAGCGCGTGGAGTCCAGTGACCTTCATTCAGATACCTAGTG acttCACCATGAATGATACAACCGTGTGGATCTCTGTGGCTGTCCTTTCTGCTGTCATCTGTTTGATTATTGTCTGGGCAGTGGCTTTGAAGGGCTATAG CATGGTGACCTGCATCTTTCCGCCAGTTCCTGGGCCAAAAATAAAAGGATTTGATGCTCATCTGTTGGAG AAGGGCAAGTCTGAAGAACTACTGAGTGCCTTGGGATGCCAAGACTTTCCTCCCACTTCTGACTATGAGGACTTGCTGGTGGAGTATTTAGAAGTAGATGATAGTGAGGACCAGCATCTAATGTCAGTCCATTCAAAAGAACACCCAAGTCAAGGTATGAAACCCACATACCTGGATCCTGACACTGACTCAGGCCGGGGGAGCTGTGACAGCCCTTCCCTTTTGTCTGAAAAGTGTGAGGAACCCCAGGCCAATCCCTCCACATTCTATGATCCTGAGGTCATTGAGAAGCCAGAGAATCCTGAAACAACCCACACCTGGGACCCCCAGTGCATAAGCATGGAAGGCAAAATCCCCTATTTTCATGCTGGTGGATCCAAATGTTCAACATGGCCCCTACCACAGCCCAGCCAGCACAACCCCAGATCCTCTTACCACAATATTACTGATGTGTGTGAGCTGGCTGTGGGCCCTGCAGGTGCACCGGCCACTCTGTTGAATGAAGCAGGTAAAGATGCTTTAAAATCCTCTCAAACCATTAAGTCTAGAGAAGAGGGAAAGGCAACCCAGCAGAGGGAGGTAGAAAGCTTCCATTCCGAGACTGACCAGGATACGCCCTGGCTGCTGCCCCAGGAGAAAACCCCCTTTGGCTCCGCTAAACCCTTGGATTATGTGGAGATTCACAAGGTCAACAAAGATGGTGCATTATCattgctaccaaaacagagagagaacagcGGCAAGCCCAAGAAGCCCGGGACTCCTGAGAACAGTAAGGAGTATGCCAAGGTGTCCGGGGTCATGGATAACAACATCCTGGTGTTGGTGCCAGATCCACATGCTAAAAATGTGGCTTGCTTTGAAGAATCAGCCAAAGAGGCCCCACCATCACTTGAACAGAATCAAGCTGAGAAAGCCCTGGCCAACTTCACTGCAACATCAAGCAAGTGCAGGCTCCAGCTGGGTGGTTTGGATTACCTGGATCCCGCATGTTTTACACACTCCTTTCACTGA
- the PRLR gene encoding prolactin receptor isoform X2: MKENVASATVFTLLLFLNTCLLNGQLPPGKPEIFKCRSPNKETFTCWWRPGTDGGLPTNYSLTYHREGETLMHECPDYITGGPNSCHFGKQYTSMWRTYIMMVNATNQMGSSFSDELYVDVTYIVQPDPPLELAVEVKQPEDRKPYLWIKWSPPTLIDLKTGWFTLLYEIRLKPEKAAEWEIHFAGQQTEFKILSLHPGQKYLVQVRCKPDHGYWSAWSPVTFIQIPSDFTMNDTTVWISVAVLSAVICLIIVWAVALKGYSMVTCIFPPVPGPKIKGFDAHLLEKGKSEELLSALGCQDFPPTSDYEDLLVEYLEVDDSEDQHLMSVHSKEHPSQGMKPTYLDPDTDSGRGSCDSPSLLSEKCEEPQANPSTFYDPEVIEKPENPETTHTWDPQCISMEGKIPYFHAGGSKCSTWPLPQPSQHNPRSSYHNITDVCELAVGPAGAPATLLNEAGKDALKSSQTIKSREEGKATQQREVESFHSETDQDTPWLLPQEKTPFGSAKPLDYVEIHKVNKDGALSLLPKQRENSGKPKKPGTPENSKEYAKVSGVMDNNILVLVPDPHAKNVACFEESAKEAPPSLEQNQAEKALANFTATSSKCRLQLGGLDYLDPACFTHSFH; the protein is encoded by the exons ATGAAGGAAAATGTGGCATCTGCAACCGTTTTCACTCTGCTACTTTTTCTCAACACCTGCCTTCTGAATG GACAATTACCTCCTGGAAAACCTGAGATCTTTAAATGTCGTTCTCCCAATAAGGAAACATTCACCTGCTGGTGGAGGCCTGGGACAGATGGAGGACTTCCTACCAATTATTCACTGACTTACCACAGGGAAGG AGAGACACTCATGCATGAATGTCCAGACTACATAACCGGTGGCCCCAACTCCTGCCACTTTGGCAAGCAGTACACCTCCATGTGGAGGACATACATCATGATGGTCAATGCCACTAACCAGATGGGAAGCAGTTTCTCGGATGAACTTTATGTGGACGTGACTTACATAG TTCAACCAGACCCTCCTTTGGAGCTGGCTGTGGAAGTAAAACAGCCAGAAGACAGAAAACCCTACCTGTGGATTAAATGGTCTCCACCTACCCTGATTGACTTAAAAACTGGTTGGTTCACGCTCCTGTATGAAATTCGATTAAAACCCGAGAAAGCAGCTGAGTGGGAG ATCCATTTTGCTGGGCAGCAAACAGAGTTTAAGATTCTCAGCCTACATCCAGGACAGAAATACCTTGTCCAGGTTCGCTGCAAACCAGACCATGGATACTGGAGCGCGTGGAGTCCAGTGACCTTCATTCAGATACCTAGTG acttCACCATGAATGATACAACCGTGTGGATCTCTGTGGCTGTCCTTTCTGCTGTCATCTGTTTGATTATTGTCTGGGCAGTGGCTTTGAAGGGCTATAG CATGGTGACCTGCATCTTTCCGCCAGTTCCTGGGCCAAAAATAAAAGGATTTGATGCTCATCTGTTGGAG AAGGGCAAGTCTGAAGAACTACTGAGTGCCTTGGGATGCCAAGACTTTCCTCCCACTTCTGACTATGAGGACTTGCTGGTGGAGTATTTAGAAGTAGATGATAGTGAGGACCAGCATCTAATGTCAGTCCATTCAAAAGAACACCCAAGTCAAGGTATGAAACCCACATACCTGGATCCTGACACTGACTCAGGCCGGGGGAGCTGTGACAGCCCTTCCCTTTTGTCTGAAAAGTGTGAGGAACCCCAGGCCAATCCCTCCACATTCTATGATCCTGAGGTCATTGAGAAGCCAGAGAATCCTGAAACAACCCACACCTGGGACCCCCAGTGCATAAGCATGGAAGGCAAAATCCCCTATTTTCATGCTGGTGGATCCAAATGTTCAACATGGCCCCTACCACAGCCCAGCCAGCACAACCCCAGATCCTCTTACCACAATATTACTGATGTGTGTGAGCTGGCTGTGGGCCCTGCAGGTGCACCGGCCACTCTGTTGAATGAAGCAGGTAAAGATGCTTTAAAATCCTCTCAAACCATTAAGTCTAGAGAAGAGGGAAAGGCAACCCAGCAGAGGGAGGTAGAAAGCTTCCATTCCGAGACTGACCAGGATACGCCCTGGCTGCTGCCCCAGGAGAAAACCCCCTTTGGCTCCGCTAAACCCTTGGATTATGTGGAGATTCACAAGGTCAACAAAGATGGTGCATTATCattgctaccaaaacagagagagaacagcGGCAAGCCCAAGAAGCCCGGGACTCCTGAGAACAGTAAGGAGTATGCCAAGGTGTCCGGGGTCATGGATAACAACATCCTGGTGTTGGTGCCAGATCCACATGCTAAAAATGTGGCTTGCTTTGAAGAATCAGCCAAAGAGGCCCCACCATCACTTGAACAGAATCAAGCTGAGAAAGCCCTGGCCAACTTCACTGCAACATCAAGCAAGTGCAGGCTCCAGCTGGGTGGTTTGGATTACCTGGATCCCGCATGTTTTACACACTCCTTTCACTGA